A single genomic interval of Anopheles ziemanni chromosome X unlocalized genomic scaffold, idAnoZiCoDA_A2_x.2 X_unloc_1, whole genome shotgun sequence harbors:
- the LOC131291483 gene encoding LOW QUALITY PROTEIN: uncharacterized protein LOC131291483 (The sequence of the model RefSeq protein was modified relative to this genomic sequence to represent the inferred CDS: substituted 1 base at 1 genomic stop codon), with translation MAGWDPSLWDRTDPNYKNTARRNDDWDNISNEFGVEVYKLKDKWTSLQSTYRKTRSSYKQSWXLVPDLTKLPSSTWCAYHAMEFLNAASECGKTIDTIQHHENVECIEIEVLEESSMPHTGCPTPPPGPSRSSTPLSQGPSRTSTPPPPGSSRTSTPPPPRTPPNQTIAKRKRRWQEATISYNEEVMDTLRTVGSATIELINHLTLKAGPPNQPIAIETKLGWIVFGKEGEEMSSSRAAPEQLMIIKEVEDAMINKYTSTADLVVKEAVEKITAEEKENPAATKISDNESLSIGGPSFLTSDEADWPKKRTDLITEEEIVNCHSEQDVLIDVDRYSDWMRLVRHLIFLRKFTEYLKNKAAFKSTVKMSDVEAVKNYLFKRAQREGFPDEMERLEENEAIKPKSAIKTLTPYLDENGVMRCNSRLKNVECLPSSARMLIILPQKNRITKLIVRDCDKRSACIKPTTWL, from the exons ATGGCGGGTTGGGATCCTTCTCTCTGGGATCGCACCGATCCCAACTACAAAAATACTGCCCGAAGAAATGATGACTGGGATaacatttcaaacgaattCGGTGTCGAAGTTTATAAGCTGAAAGATAAATGGACGTCTTTACAATCGACGTACAGAAAAACTCGGTCATCATACAAGCAAAGTTGGTGACTGGTTCCG GATCTGACGAAGTTACCCAGCTCAACATGGTGTGCGTACCATGCCATGGAATTTTTAAACGCAGCCTCGGAATGTGGCAAAACGATTGACACA ATTCAACATCATGAAAATGTGGAATGCATCGAAATCGAGGTATTGGAGGAAAGTTCGATGCCACATACGGGTTGTCCAACACCGCCTCCAGGACCATCACGTTCCTCGACTCCACTATCTCAAGGACCATCACGTACGTCgactccaccacctccaggaTCATCTCGTACGTCTACTCCACCACCTCCCAGAACTCCACCGAACCAGACCatcgcaaaaagaaaaagacgaTGGCAAGAGGCTACCATAAGCTATAATGAAGAAGTAATGGACACTTTACGAACAGTAGGATCTGCCACAATTGAGCTAATCAACCAtcttacact GAAGGCTGGGCCACCGAACCAACCAATCGCGATAGAGACAAAGCTCGGGTGGATCGTGTTCGGGAAAGAAGGAGAGGAGATGTCAAGTTCACGCGCGGCTCCTGAACAACTGATGATAATTAAGGAGGTAGAGGACGCAATGATAAATAAGTACACCTCAACGGCGGACCTAGTTGTGAAGGAGGCAGTAGAAAAAATCACAGCCGAAGAGAAGGAGAATCCGGCAGCAACAAAGATTTCGGACAATGAAAGCTTGTCAATCGGTGGACCTTCTTTCCTGACAAGCGATGAAGCGGACTGGCCCAAGAAGAGAACGGATCTCATCACCGAGGAAGAGATCGTAAACTGCCATTCCGAACAGGATGTGCTTATAGACGTCGATCGTTATTCAGACTGGATGCGACTGGTACGTCACCTGATATTCTTGCGGAAGTTTACTGAATATCTTAAAAATAAGGCCGCATTCAAATCCACCGTCAAGATGTCGGACGTAGAAGCCGTGAAGAACTATCTCTTCAAAAGGGCTCAACGTGAGGGCTTCCCGGATGAAATGGAGCGATTAGAAGAGAATGAAGCAATAAAGCCGAAGAGCGCAATCAAAACGTTAACACCGTACCTGGACGAAAACGGTGTTATGCGTTGCAATAGCAGATTAAAAAATGTGGAGTGCTTGCCGTCATCTGCCAGGATGCTGATAATCCTGCCACAAAAGAACCGCATCACCAAGCTAATCGTCCGGGACTGCGATAAGAGAAGTGCTTGCATCAAGCCGACAACGTGGTTGTGA
- the LOC131291482 gene encoding uncharacterized protein LOC131291482 — translation MDGLPLHRSGSMQFWPILFNIHEMPKVPVMTAAIFCGMTKPTNVEEYLRPMVTEMNNIMENGINFNGKHVSIHLRAIIADTPARAFIKGVVGHAGYSSCQKCTVVGQYDSAARTIVFSGTQATQRTDEAFREGAYPGHQRTTTPRLDLRNFDIVQDVVVADRLHLIDLGIMKRLLVGWRNGTLGKRKWDQTQSELITQALQTIKLPSEIHRKLRTLKYVNFWKGSEYASFLHYASIVLLKEHLEDNVYEHFLLFFCSVTLFFSSVYQLYWPVAGEMMKKFVEDYASIYGERYISSNVHNLQHILEEVEHFGPLNTISTYPFENKLQFLKGRSQIDAVIHASDPMDLAGQTTTSNDDSMATATDSGAP, via the exons ATGGATGGATTACCATTGCATAGAAGTGGCAGCATGCAGTTTTGGCCGATATTATTTAATATTCATGAGATGCCGAAAGTTCCTGTGATGACGGCAGCTATTTTCTGCGGCATGACAAAGCCGACGAACGTTGAGGAATATTTACGTCCCATGGTCACGGAGATGAACAACATCATGGAAAACGGAATAAACTTCAACGGGAAACATGTATCGATACATCTAAGGGCCATTATTGCAGACACTCCAGCAAGAGCATTCATAAAAG GTGTAGTAGGACATGCCGGTTACAGCAGTTGCCAGAAATGTACCGTCGTAGGTCAATACGACAGCGCTGCTCGCACTATTGTATTTTCTGGGACACAAGCAACACAACGAACTGATGAAGCATTCAGGGAAGGCGCCTATCCAGGACACCAAAGGACGACGACACCTCGTTTAGATTTAAGAAATTTTGACATAGTCCAGGATGTCGTGGTTGCAGATCgtttgcatcttatcgatcttGGCATCATGAAGAGACTGCTAGTGGGCTGGCGAAACGGAACactgggaaaaagaaaatgggacCAAACTCAAAGTGAATTAATAACGCAAGCCTTGCAGACGATAAAACTTCCTTCTGAAATTCATCGTAAGCTACGTACATTGAAGTATGTAAATTTTTGGAAAGGGTCCGAATATGCATCATTTTTACACTATGCAAGTATCGTCTTGCTGAAGGAACATTTGGAGGATAATGTATACgagcattttttgttgtttttctgctctgttactctttttttttcgtccgtATATCAGCTATACTGGCCGGTTGCTGgagaaatgatgaaaaaatttgTTGAAGACTATGCTTCTATTTACGGAGAACGCTATATCAGCAGCAATGTGCATAACCTGCAACACATTTTGGAAGAAGTAGAACATTTTGGTCCATTAAACACAATATCCACATACCCGTTCGAAAACAAACTGCAATTTTTGAAAG GACGATCGCAAATCGATGCGGTAATACACGCAAGTGATCCTATGGATCTGGCCGGACAAACAACCACCTCGAACGACGATTCGATGGCTACGGCAACGGACAGCGGAGCTCCATAG